The window AGGACGAGCTGCTTACTCTGCAGGAAGAAGTGACAAGTATTTTTGTCGATGACACGATCAAGCGGTATATCGTTGACCTTGTTAATCGGACAAGATCGAATAACCTGATCCAGCTCGGCGCAAGTCCGCGCGGCTCGCTGTCGCTGATGAAGGCAGCCCAGGCGTTTTCCCTCATCCACGGGCGTGACTATGTCTTGCCGGATGATGTGAAATTCCTGGCGCCGTTCACGCTGGCCCACCGTGTGTTATTGAAGGCGGAAGCGAAGTTCGACGGGCGTTTCCCCGAAGACGTCATCCGCGAAATTGTCGAACGGACGAATGTGCCGATTGTCAGGGAAATGAAAAAGTCATGAGACAGGCCAAGCACTATGCAAACTTCTCAGTCAAGTTCTTCCTGCTGCTTATTATTGTGGCGGCGGTGTTTGCATATGCCATGTTTCAAGGCGGCTTCGTCAGCTGGTTCTTGTTTTACAGTTTTCTTCCTTTTGCCCTTTATTCGGTTTTATTCGGCTTTTATCGGCTGACGGCTTTTCAAGTGAAACGGGAACTGAAACAAAAGCGTTACACGGCAGGTGAGAAAATGACCGTAACGATCCGCATCAACCGGATTTTGCCGTTTCCGCTCGTTTACTTATACGTTGAAGATTTGCTGCCGCCTGAATTGAAAAAGCAGGAAAGCAGCGGTAAAAAAGTGGTGTTTCCCTGGTTCAAGCGCAGCATCACCGTTGAATATGCGATTGATCCGCTCCAGCGGGGCCGCCATGAATTTTCGGCGATCCGCATGAAGACGGGAGACATGCTCGGTCTGGTGGAAAAAGAGTTGTCTGTCCCGATTGAAGACGATATCCTTGTCTTTCCGCAGTATCGGGAAATCCATTACCGTCAGATCGAAAACAAATATGCACACGGAAGCGTAGCCTCAACCGTTCAAAAAATGCGTGACACGACAATGGCCGCAGGTGTCCGTGAATATGTGCCCGGTGACAAGTTTTCGTGGATTGACTGGAAAGCGACGGCCCGTAAAAATTCGATCATGACGAAGGAATTCGAACAGGTGCAGACAAATGATGTGACCATCATGCTCGATCGCACCGCCGGCGGCAGTCCGATCATGTTCGAAAAGAGCGTCGTTTTTGCCGCATCCGCCGCACGCGCTGTCATTCGGCAGGGCGGCAGGCTCGGCTTCCTGTCGATCGGGAGCGAGCGGACCGTCATGCCGTTCAATTATGGGAAAGGACAGGAGGAGAAAATTTTTTATCACCTTGCTTCTGTCAGAGCTGACAGCCGCATTCCATTTTCCGACCTCATTGAACAGGAAATCGGGAAATGGCCGATCGGCAGCACAATCA of the Bacillus marinisedimentorum genome contains:
- a CDS encoding DUF58 domain-containing protein; its protein translation is MRQAKHYANFSVKFFLLLIIVAAVFAYAMFQGGFVSWFLFYSFLPFALYSVLFGFYRLTAFQVKRELKQKRYTAGEKMTVTIRINRILPFPLVYLYVEDLLPPELKKQESSGKKVVFPWFKRSITVEYAIDPLQRGRHEFSAIRMKTGDMLGLVEKELSVPIEDDILVFPQYREIHYRQIENKYAHGSVASTVQKMRDTTMAAGVREYVPGDKFSWIDWKATARKNSIMTKEFEQVQTNDVTIMLDRTAGGSPIMFEKSVVFAASAARAVIRQGGRLGFLSIGSERTVMPFNYGKGQEEKIFYHLASVRADSRIPFSDLIEQEIGKWPIGSTIMLVTHQLPADLVRTLENLSYRNHALYLFLMTGRRELGPEETKRINRLRVQHIIVKVVGSDNFKKVFDEVRQP